Proteins from a single region of Methanotorris igneus Kol 5:
- a CDS encoding DUF2507 domain-containing protein, producing the protein MAQIPLDILKNTNRPTLGDSINTVLFRIIRFADLEKYLGDGANAVLYASGKKFGESLDLKSVDDVIEFCKDNKIGIVEIVNENPLQVRVYECITCSGLPKMGKTLCHFEGGFIAGCLENIFGKKVQVKETHCAGLGHEYCQFDVKILG; encoded by the coding sequence ATGGCACAGATTCCGTTGGATATCTTAAAAAATACAAATAGACCCACACTTGGTGACAGTATAAATACAGTATTGTTTAGAATCATTAGATTTGCAGATTTAGAAAAATATTTGGGTGATGGGGCAAATGCAGTACTTTACGCTTCTGGAAAAAAATTTGGAGAATCATTAGATTTAAAATCTGTAGATGATGTAATTGAATTCTGCAAGGATAACAAAATTGGGATTGTTGAGATTGTAAATGAAAACCCACTGCAAGTAAGGGTATATGAATGCATAACATGTTCTGGATTACCTAAAATGGGTAAGACATTGTGCCATTTTGAAGGAGGGTTCATAGCAGGTTGTTTGGAGAATATTTTTGGTAAAAAAGTCCAAGTAAAAGAAACCCACTGTGCTGGACTGGGGCATGAATATTGCCAATTTGATGTTAAGATTCTTGGCTAA